One genomic segment of Anticarsia gemmatalis isolate Benzon Research Colony breed Stoneville strain chromosome Z, ilAntGemm2 primary, whole genome shotgun sequence includes these proteins:
- the LOC142986276 gene encoding putative oxidoreductase YtbE, translating to MATAMDPESYTTTKFTLNNGTTIPGVGFGTYRIRCGDVIMKVVDEALAAGYRMFDTAAVYHNEGHLKKAFQTLLPKYGLEREEIFITTKLSPSDHGSLEVVRKAYKHSLDNLGLDYVDLYLIHFPGTAKLACDDKRNIDIRNMTWASLVDLYDNGLVNAIGVSNFTVKHLQQLLRSNHGVIPAVNQVEWHPFYHQQELLDYCKENDILLQAYCSLGGTSANNDSLLKHPLVTKIANKLEVTNAQVLLRWALQQDIAVIPKSTDPRHIKDNIALNFTIPNEDMRILSDLGSHKIKYAWDPSVVV from the exons ATGGCGACCGCCATGGATCCAGAATCTTACACAACAACAAAGTTCACACTGAACAACGGAACCACCATACCCGGTGTTGGCT ttggCACCTATAGAATTAGGTGTGGCGATGTTATCATGAAAGTGGTGGACGAAGCACTTGCTGCTGGGTACCGCATGTTTG ATACTGCGGCCGTGTACCACAACGAGGGACACCTGAAAAAAGCTTTTCAAACATTATTGCCCAAGTATGGCCTAGAGCGCGAGGAGATCTTCATCACAACCAAACTAT CTCCGTCTGATCATGGTTCACTCGAAGTAGTAAGGAAGGCTTACAAACACTCTCTTGATAACTTGGGATTGGATTATGTTGACTTGTATTTAATCCACTTCCCTGGCACTGCTAAACTGGCATGCGATGATAAGCGAAATATTGATATTCGTAACATGACTTGGGCAAGTCTTGTAGATCTGTATGACAATGGACTTGTTAATGCCATAGGAGTGTCAAACTTCACTGTGAAGCATCTCCAGCAACTCCTTAGAAGCAACCATGGAGTAATACCTGCCGTTAACCAG GTTGAATGGCACCCATTTTACCATCAGCAGGAGCTCCTCGATTATTGCAAAGAAAATGACATTTTGCTCCAAGCTTATTGCTCTCTGGGTGGAACATCCGCCAATAATGATTCCCTACTCAAGCATCCCTTGGTCACCAAGATTGCCAATAAGCTTGAGGTCACTAATGCTCAAGTGTTACTGCGCTGGGCATTGCAGCAGGACATTGCAGTTATACCCAAATCTACTGACCCGCGCCACATCAAGGATAACATTGCCCTGAATTTCACGATACCCAATGAGGATATGCGCATCTTGAGCGATCTGGGATCCCATAAGATCAAGTATGCGTGGGATCCTAGTGTGGTTGTCTAA